A stretch of the Candidatus Jettenia sp. AMX2 genome encodes the following:
- a CDS encoding DUF58 domain-containing protein, producing the protein MISKELLKKIQQVEIHTRRLVNDAFVGEYHSVFKGRGMEFEEVREYQPGDEIRTIDWNVTARIGRPFVKRFVEERELTVMLLVDVSASGNFGSIKQLKNEVAVEICALLAFSAIKNNDKVGLIMFTDTVEKFIPPKKGQKHVLRVIRELLCLKPKGKGTNIPAALEYLNKISSRRTISFVVSDFIENDYIHALRIANKKHDMIAITIVDPREMELPNVGFVELKDAETGEIVLVDTASALTRKRFQAAHNRLRQERSDIFRSMGVDEIIINTNRHYAEPIVRFFRMREKRY; encoded by the coding sequence ATGATCTCAAAAGAATTATTAAAAAAGATACAACAGGTAGAAATACACACCCGCCGCCTTGTGAACGATGCATTTGTGGGTGAATACCACAGCGTTTTCAAGGGCAGGGGGATGGAATTTGAGGAAGTGCGGGAATATCAACCCGGTGACGAGATACGTACCATTGACTGGAATGTAACGGCACGCATTGGACGCCCCTTCGTAAAACGCTTTGTAGAAGAGCGGGAATTAACGGTAATGCTTCTTGTGGATGTAAGCGCATCAGGAAATTTTGGGTCAATAAAACAGCTCAAAAATGAAGTTGCAGTAGAAATTTGTGCACTCCTGGCATTTTCAGCGATAAAAAACAATGATAAAGTTGGCCTTATCATGTTTACCGATACTGTAGAAAAATTCATTCCTCCCAAGAAGGGACAAAAACATGTGCTGAGGGTTATCCGGGAACTTCTCTGCCTGAAGCCTAAGGGGAAGGGGACGAATATCCCGGCAGCCCTGGAATATCTGAATAAGATATCTTCACGCCGGACAATTTCTTTTGTTGTGTCTGATTTTATTGAGAACGATTATATCCATGCCCTGCGCATTGCGAATAAAAAGCACGATATGATTGCAATTACTATCGTAGACCCGAGGGAAATGGAATTGCCAAATGTTGGCTTTGTCGAATTAAAAGACGCAGAAACCGGGGAGATTGTACTCGTTGATACCGCAAGTGCCCTGACGAGAAAGAGATTTCAGGCCGCACATAACAGGCTGAGGCAGGAACGGTCAGACATATTCCGGTCAATGGGTGTCGATGAGATTATCATCAATACGAACAGGCATTATGCAGAACCCATCGTCCGTTTTTTCAGGATGAGGGAAAAGAGATATTGA
- a CDS encoding VWA domain-containing protein, whose protein sequence is MKYGNLNYLYLLPVIILLFIGYVIVFKRRMHDLNRFANISLLQKTGFSADRKRYWIRAVLIITGTLFLIFALTEPRWGYRWEEVEKKGIDIVIAVDTSRSMLADDVKPNRLKAAKREVEDLLRVLKGDRVGLVAFAGSAFTYCPLTSDYGAFRLFLNDLNTNLIPAGGTALAEAIRKGIATFEADSKNHKIIILISDGENHEDDPLKAAVEAKKQGIVIYTVGVGTKDGAYIRITGDGGQEILLRDGQGQVVKSRLDEITLNKIALETGGTYTPAYGTKWGLKRLYKDSIAGIEGSTYKTQKVKKYVNRYQIPLFIALMVITLECFLAEKRKKITYDT, encoded by the coding sequence ATGAAATACGGAAATCTTAACTATCTCTACCTGCTTCCTGTTATTATCCTGTTATTCATAGGATATGTCATCGTCTTTAAAAGAAGGATGCACGATTTAAACAGGTTTGCAAATATCAGCTTACTGCAAAAAACCGGATTCTCCGCAGACCGGAAAAGATACTGGATCAGGGCTGTTCTGATCATTACCGGAACGCTCTTCCTTATATTTGCGCTTACAGAGCCACGATGGGGATATCGCTGGGAAGAGGTAGAGAAAAAGGGGATCGATATCGTAATTGCCGTAGATACGTCCCGCAGCATGCTGGCCGATGATGTAAAACCCAACCGGTTGAAAGCGGCCAAAAGAGAGGTAGAGGATTTATTGCGTGTGCTGAAGGGAGACCGGGTTGGTCTTGTAGCATTTGCAGGTTCAGCATTTACCTACTGCCCTTTAACGTCAGATTACGGAGCATTCCGCCTTTTTCTGAATGATTTAAACACAAACCTTATTCCGGCAGGCGGCACAGCCCTGGCAGAGGCCATAAGAAAGGGAATTGCTACCTTCGAGGCGGATTCAAAAAACCATAAGATCATTATCCTGATTTCCGATGGTGAAAATCATGAGGACGATCCCCTGAAAGCAGCTGTTGAGGCAAAGAAGCAGGGTATTGTTATTTACACGGTTGGCGTAGGGACAAAGGATGGTGCTTATATCAGGATTACTGGTGACGGCGGTCAGGAAATATTGCTGAGAGACGGACAAGGGCAGGTTGTCAAATCAAGACTTGATGAAATTACTTTAAATAAAATTGCATTAGAAACAGGGGGAACCTATACACCCGCATATGGAACAAAATGGGGGCTGAAGAGGCTTTATAAGGACAGTATTGCAGGGATAGAAGGGTCTACCTACAAAACACAAAAGGTAAAAAAGTATGTAAACCGATATCAAATCCCTCTTTTTATTGCTCTCATGGTAATCACCCTGGAGTGTTTCCTGGCAGAAAAAAGGAAGAAGATCACGTATGATACATGA
- the mobB gene encoding molybdopterin-guanine dinucleotide biosynthesis protein B: MQAKKSNLAGKNREIPVISIIGGQNTGKTTLIQIIIPLLKKKGYRVGTIKYNIPHFDIDYEGKDTYKHYQAGADVVSISSPEKLAVIKRLNKKTPSIKDIIQQGYSDVDIVLVEGYKKYRYPYIEINTNHLQTKPANKTYKKHVKIVSRKQLHSPIPAFYEKDLNNIINFIELKIKGI, from the coding sequence TTGCAAGCAAAAAAAAGTAACCTTGCCGGAAAAAACAGAGAGATTCCTGTTATTTCAATCATTGGCGGACAAAACACAGGCAAGACAACCCTTATACAGATAATAATACCCCTCCTGAAGAAAAAAGGATACCGGGTTGGTACTATTAAGTATAACATTCCGCACTTTGATATTGATTATGAGGGAAAGGATACCTATAAGCATTACCAGGCAGGGGCTGACGTTGTTTCTATATCTTCACCGGAAAAACTTGCTGTCATTAAAAGGCTAAATAAAAAGACCCCTTCCATAAAAGATATTATTCAACAGGGTTATTCAGATGTCGATATTGTACTTGTTGAAGGCTATAAGAAATACCGATATCCATATATCGAAATTAATACAAATCATTTACAGACAAAGCCAGCAAACAAGACTTATAAGAAACACGTAAAAATTGTAAGCAGGAAGCAGCTTCATTCGCCAATACCGGCGTTTTATGAAAAAGATTTGAATAACATCATAAATTTTATAGAATTAAAGATAAAAGGTATCTGA
- a CDS encoding tetratricopeptide repeat protein encodes MIHEQKRNGIICLFLSLFLGVLSIGWIDPLANKVKRGNSFYHDGRYDEALDNYINAQINSGDKPQLDFNIGSTQYKRGRYAEAGESFEKAMGSDDPKLRVKSGFNMGNVLYRQGKLKEAQEFYQKTIDAIDEMESFNDHELDMLKNDAKFNYEFIDRKLKEEQNQQNQQNQDQENQQQQKEEDQENEDQENRDEQSEEEQGQQGDEEPSGQDNRETEEKEEGHPNQSRKDNEEGWPPEQQPQRLPEEPRQMSREEAERLLDALNQSEKEARARRRDAQRPQHRPVEKDW; translated from the coding sequence ATGATACATGAACAAAAAAGAAATGGTATAATCTGTTTGTTTCTTTCCCTTTTTCTTGGAGTTCTTTCAATAGGATGGATAGATCCGCTGGCGAATAAGGTAAAAAGAGGAAATTCGTTTTATCATGATGGCAGGTATGATGAAGCATTGGATAATTACATAAATGCACAAATAAATTCAGGAGACAAACCCCAGCTTGATTTTAATATAGGGAGTACCCAGTACAAGAGGGGCAGGTATGCCGAAGCCGGAGAGTCCTTTGAGAAGGCAATGGGGTCGGACGATCCCAAACTCAGGGTAAAATCAGGTTTTAATATGGGGAACGTCCTGTATCGTCAGGGCAAGTTGAAAGAGGCACAGGAGTTTTACCAAAAGACTATAGACGCTATTGATGAAATGGAATCGTTCAATGACCATGAGCTTGATATGTTGAAAAACGATGCAAAATTTAATTATGAATTTATTGACAGGAAATTAAAGGAAGAACAAAACCAGCAAAATCAGCAAAACCAGGATCAGGAGAACCAGCAACAGCAAAAGGAAGAAGATCAAGAGAACGAAGATCAAGAGAACAGGGATGAACAATCTGAAGAGGAGCAGGGACAACAGGGTGATGAGGAGCCGTCCGGGCAAGATAACCGGGAAACTGAAGAGAAGGAAGAAGGGCATCCCAATCAGTCCCGTAAGGACAATGAAGAAGGTTGGCCACCGGAACAACAACCACAACGGCTGCCGGAAGAACCCAGGCAGATGTCGAGGGAAGAAGCAGAACGTCTGCTGGATGCGTTGAACCAGTCAGAGAAAGAGGCGAGAGCAAGAAGAAGGGATGCACAACGTCCGCAACACCGGCCGGTTGAAAAGGATTGGTAA
- the rtcA gene encoding RNA 3'-terminal phosphate cyclase — protein MQQEDIIRIDGSFGEGGGQILRTSLSLSAITKKPFTIDNIRANRKVPGLSYQHLQAVNATARVCNAKVIGNALRSTGIKFYPENTQAGVYHFSIGTAGSVSLVLQTLFYPLSLASKPSSVTITGGTHVSHSPCTDYLDLQWLCYLKQIGFHAEMQTIKAGFYPLGNGEINTIIYPSGHRHPLQIHDRGKLLRVTGISMVSNLDMDIARRQQLQAQKRLSAYGIQHEISLVEMPSVGKGTMLLLIGKFEHSQCCYFSLGAPGKRAEVVADEACSEFFSFLNSNGVVDEYLTDQLIIPLALTKGTSFFKTPRITRHLLTHIEIIKLFLPVTINISGNLNEEGSVEIHRL, from the coding sequence ATGCAGCAAGAGGATATTATCAGAATCGACGGTTCTTTTGGTGAGGGGGGCGGACAAATCCTCCGCACGTCACTCTCATTATCAGCTATTACAAAAAAACCTTTCACGATAGATAATATCCGTGCCAACAGGAAAGTACCTGGACTCAGTTATCAACACCTGCAGGCAGTCAATGCTACAGCACGTGTCTGTAATGCAAAGGTTATAGGAAACGCTCTCCGGTCCACCGGAATCAAGTTCTATCCGGAAAATACACAAGCCGGGGTTTATCATTTTTCTATCGGTACTGCAGGCTCCGTATCACTGGTATTGCAGACGCTCTTTTATCCTTTGAGTCTGGCAAGCAAACCTTCTTCGGTTACGATAACGGGCGGTACGCATGTCAGCCACAGCCCCTGTACAGATTACCTTGACCTGCAATGGCTCTGCTATCTGAAACAGATTGGTTTTCATGCAGAGATGCAAACCATAAAGGCCGGATTCTATCCCCTTGGAAATGGCGAGATCAATACTATAATATACCCATCGGGTCACCGGCATCCTTTACAGATTCATGACCGTGGAAAACTTCTCCGGGTAACGGGGATTTCCATGGTAAGTAATCTTGATATGGACATCGCCCGGCGCCAGCAGTTACAGGCGCAAAAAAGACTTTCAGCATATGGCATACAACATGAAATATCACTGGTAGAAATGCCGTCGGTCGGAAAGGGTACTATGCTACTTCTGATAGGGAAATTTGAACACAGCCAGTGCTGTTATTTCAGCCTTGGCGCTCCCGGCAAGCGTGCAGAAGTTGTTGCCGATGAGGCCTGCAGCGAATTCTTTTCATTTCTTAACTCGAATGGGGTTGTTGATGAATATCTGACTGACCAGCTCATCATTCCCCTTGCCCTCACGAAAGGGACATCGTTTTTCAAAACACCCAGGATTACCCGGCATCTGTTAACGCATATTGAGATCATAAAACTCTTTCTGCCGGTAACCATCAACATTTCCGGTAATTTGAACGAAGAAGGATCGGTTGAAATACACCGTTTGTAG
- a CDS encoding BatD family protein, whose protein sequence is MRNYIKYLSLFAGIIMFFGCTDKIFAQTIRLTATVNKNVLKVNERLELTLTIHGTHDTPPPSFPSVEGFTLLFGPRISAQTRLINGDISVSKGYTYVLQPAATGRFTIGASEVEYQGKTYSSNPITVEVFDTSSADTELPDFEKHVFAELSVDKSEAYLYEQVILSFKFYFQRGLPVSNIDYVAPATRNFMEEKLGDQRQYEEVRDGIIYNVLELRTAVFPIVAGELTISPANLKCDLIIQQQRSRRGSYSDSFYDDAFFDSFFGREQKRHTIERVTKPVTVKVKPLPEKDKPEEFGGAVGSYNMDVSIKSQQVKIGDPITVSISVYGEGNIQTIHEPLLIMNKEGDFKLYPAETVTQITNREEGIRGRKVFSKVIEPQRIDLEYTPAIIFSFFDPREGQYKTIVKEPIPITVEAGQQEIPLQLAFSQDRGVSVKRQTRIVTKDILPIMTNSALLRNQGNLLYKSPYVIAGLSLPVIAVVVSLFMTRHRERLLKDIGYARNRRAYAAARKRLTAVQAERIADNPAEYYSELSRALADYLADKLNISAANAADERIGDLLKQRGAGDDTIKEISRCFTHLDYRRFSKDKGTEDEMAASLELTTQLITNLEKQL, encoded by the coding sequence ATGAGGAATTATATAAAATATCTAAGTTTATTTGCCGGGATCATCATGTTTTTTGGATGTACGGATAAAATATTTGCTCAGACTATTCGCTTAACGGCAACGGTAAATAAAAATGTTTTGAAAGTGAATGAACGGCTGGAGCTGACATTGACCATTCATGGTACCCACGACACCCCCCCTCCCTCTTTTCCCAGTGTTGAAGGTTTTACCCTGTTATTTGGTCCAAGAATTTCTGCGCAAACACGATTGATCAACGGGGATATTTCGGTAAGCAAAGGTTATACCTATGTTTTACAGCCTGCGGCAACAGGCAGGTTTACTATCGGAGCATCAGAGGTAGAATACCAAGGGAAAACATACTCATCAAACCCAATAACTGTTGAAGTCTTTGACACATCATCAGCGGATACGGAGCTCCCTGATTTTGAAAAACATGTCTTTGCAGAACTGAGCGTCGATAAAAGTGAGGCTTATCTGTATGAACAGGTAATACTATCCTTTAAGTTTTATTTTCAGAGAGGATTACCGGTTAGCAATATTGATTATGTGGCACCGGCAACAAGAAATTTTATGGAAGAAAAACTTGGCGACCAAAGGCAATACGAGGAGGTCAGGGATGGGATAATCTATAACGTCCTGGAATTACGAACGGCTGTTTTTCCCATAGTTGCCGGGGAACTTACCATATCGCCTGCAAATTTGAAATGTGATTTGATTATTCAGCAACAGAGAAGCCGGAGGGGTTCGTATTCTGATAGCTTCTATGATGATGCCTTTTTTGACAGTTTTTTTGGCAGGGAACAGAAAAGGCATACGATTGAGAGGGTAACAAAGCCTGTTACGGTAAAGGTCAAGCCATTGCCGGAAAAGGACAAACCGGAAGAGTTCGGAGGTGCTGTGGGCAGTTACAACATGGACGTTTCCATAAAATCGCAGCAAGTGAAGATTGGCGATCCCATTACTGTTTCCATTTCAGTTTATGGCGAAGGAAATATTCAAACGATTCATGAACCATTGCTGATAATGAATAAGGAAGGCGATTTTAAGCTTTACCCTGCCGAGACGGTCACACAGATCACAAACAGGGAAGAAGGCATCCGGGGACGAAAGGTGTTTAGTAAGGTAATTGAACCGCAAAGGATTGATTTGGAATATACCCCTGCGATCATATTCAGTTTCTTTGACCCGCGTGAAGGACAGTACAAAACGATTGTCAAAGAGCCTATACCTATTACTGTTGAAGCGGGACAACAGGAAATACCTCTTCAATTAGCCTTCTCACAGGACAGAGGCGTGTCCGTAAAACGTCAAACCCGTATAGTAACAAAGGACATATTGCCTATTATGACGAATTCAGCCTTGCTGAGAAATCAGGGTAATCTTCTTTACAAAAGTCCCTATGTTATAGCAGGTCTTTCTCTTCCGGTAATAGCAGTCGTCGTCTCCCTGTTCATGACCAGACATAGAGAAAGACTTCTAAAGGATATTGGATATGCAAGGAACAGGCGGGCATATGCCGCAGCAAGAAAAAGATTAACGGCCGTACAAGCTGAACGTATCGCTGATAATCCTGCCGAATATTATTCTGAGCTTTCAAGGGCGCTGGCCGACTATCTGGCTGACAAACTTAATATTTCTGCTGCGAATGCCGCTGATGAGCGCATCGGAGATTTATTAAAACAACGGGGGGCCGGAGATGATACCATAAAAGAAATATCGCGTTGTTTTACCCACCTTGATTATCGCCGTTTCTCGAAAGATAAAGGAACAGAGGATGAAATGGCTGCTTCCCTGGAGCTTACAACGCAACTGATAACAAACCTGGAGAAACAGCTATGA
- a CDS encoding MoxR family ATPase: MESDVNKITERVKQESDLINTLMYEVGKVIVGQKYLIERLLIGALSNGHVLLEGVPGLAKTMSVMTLARVMHASFQRIQFTPDLLPADLIGTLIYNPKSGDFTVKKGPIFTNIVLADEINRAPAKVQSALLEAMQDRQVTIGDQTFFLENPFLVLATQNPIEHEGTYPLPEAQVDRFMFKLNITYPNKEEERKILDRMASTKTVFQVNPVISPADILRMRTVVDEIYVDDKIKDYIINIIFASRDPKAYNLKLDEFIEYGASPRATIYLTLAAKAHAFMRGRGFVTPQDVKSIGMDVLRHRVIITYEAEAEEMKPEDIIQTIFDTVEVP; the protein is encoded by the coding sequence ATGGAATCGGACGTTAATAAGATTACGGAAAGGGTAAAACAGGAGAGTGATCTCATAAATACCCTGATGTATGAAGTAGGCAAGGTAATCGTTGGCCAGAAATATCTGATTGAAAGGCTGCTTATAGGAGCACTTTCAAACGGACATGTATTATTGGAGGGGGTGCCGGGATTAGCAAAAACAATGTCTGTCATGACCCTTGCGAGGGTCATGCATGCCAGTTTTCAAAGAATACAATTTACGCCAGATTTACTCCCCGCTGATTTAATCGGTACCCTGATCTATAATCCGAAAAGTGGTGATTTTACCGTAAAAAAAGGGCCTATTTTTACCAATATTGTTCTGGCTGACGAAATTAACCGCGCCCCTGCAAAGGTGCAGAGCGCACTCCTGGAGGCTATGCAGGACAGGCAGGTCACAATCGGAGACCAGACATTTTTTCTGGAAAACCCATTTCTTGTACTGGCAACCCAGAATCCCATTGAGCATGAAGGAACATATCCGCTGCCGGAAGCCCAGGTCGACCGTTTTATGTTCAAATTAAATATTACCTATCCCAATAAGGAAGAAGAACGGAAAATTTTAGACCGGATGGCATCGACAAAAACAGTCTTTCAGGTAAACCCGGTAATATCTCCAGCCGATATACTCCGTATGCGCACCGTGGTCGATGAAATCTACGTAGACGATAAAATCAAGGATTATATAATTAATATTATCTTTGCGTCAAGGGACCCGAAGGCATATAACCTTAAATTGGATGAGTTTATTGAATATGGCGCATCCCCGCGGGCGACCATCTATCTCACCCTTGCCGCCAAGGCACATGCATTTATGAGAGGCAGGGGATTTGTCACCCCGCAGGATGTGAAATCTATTGGTATGGACGTGCTGCGTCACAGAGTAATTATAACGTATGAGGCTGAGGCAGAAGAGATGAAACCTGAAGATATTATACAAACAATATTTGATACGGTAGAGGTGCCGTAA
- a CDS encoding VWA domain-containing protein → MIFRDPLILFLIIVLLPPLLYFHFRRRGASQIVFPSVEIIKGLKPSFFHRYRHILMILRSAVVALLVIALARPQYGDEQTRVTSEGIDIVLAVDVSGSMMAEDFELGGKRYNRLHVVKQVVADFIKKRTNDRIGLVVFAGRAYTQCPLTLDYGMLLQLLEKIEIGMIEDMTAIGSAIASSVNRLRDSEAKSKVIVLLTDGRNNAGEIDPLTAAEIAKTLSVKIYTIGVGTKGLVPFPAHDLFGNKVMKQVRIDIDEETLEEIARITNGRYYNASDTKSLKEIYTQIDMLEKTETEVIQYAEYHELFHYFLLPAFGLLLFELGLTKTRFRKIP, encoded by the coding sequence ATGATCTTTCGTGACCCGTTAATACTTTTCTTAATTATTGTTCTTCTTCCGCCATTACTCTATTTTCATTTCCGCAGGAGAGGGGCAAGCCAGATTGTTTTTCCGTCCGTTGAGATAATCAAGGGTTTAAAACCTTCATTTTTTCATCGCTACCGGCATATACTAATGATACTCCGGTCGGCCGTTGTTGCTTTGCTTGTTATTGCCCTTGCGCGGCCTCAGTATGGAGACGAACAAACAAGGGTCACGAGCGAAGGAATAGATATTGTCCTTGCCGTCGACGTATCGGGAAGTATGATGGCGGAGGATTTCGAATTAGGCGGTAAACGATATAACCGGCTTCATGTGGTGAAACAGGTGGTGGCAGACTTTATAAAAAAGCGTACCAATGACCGTATCGGTCTGGTTGTGTTTGCCGGACGGGCTTATACCCAATGTCCGCTAACCCTTGATTACGGAATGCTTTTACAACTTCTGGAAAAGATTGAAATCGGCATGATCGAGGACATGACAGCAATTGGTTCCGCTATCGCTTCATCGGTAAACAGGCTCAGGGATTCGGAGGCAAAAAGCAAGGTTATTGTCCTGTTAACAGACGGAAGAAATAATGCAGGCGAGATCGATCCCCTTACTGCTGCAGAAATAGCAAAAACACTTTCTGTCAAGATTTATACCATAGGTGTTGGCACAAAAGGTTTGGTTCCGTTCCCGGCACATGACCTGTTCGGAAATAAAGTGATGAAACAGGTACGGATCGACATCGATGAAGAAACCCTCGAGGAGATTGCAAGGATTACGAATGGAAGGTATTACAATGCAAGCGATACAAAATCACTGAAAGAAATTTATACGCAGATAGATATGCTGGAAAAAACCGAAACGGAAGTTATACAGTACGCAGAATATCATGAACTCTTTCACTATTTTTTACTGCCGGCTTTTGGCTTACTTTTATTTGAATTGGGATTAACAAAAACAAGATTCCGAAAAATACCTTGA